A section of the Myxocyprinus asiaticus isolate MX2 ecotype Aquarium Trade chromosome 40, UBuf_Myxa_2, whole genome shotgun sequence genome encodes:
- the nkx6.1 gene encoding homeobox protein Nkx-6.1: MLAVGQMDGSRQCAFLLNSPPLAALHSMTEMKTQLYPAYPLSSTGPASSTSPTATSPNPGGIPVSSPGIKTSNGLSALGSPQQCAVATPHGINDILSRPSVLSAGAAAAVAASSPAGILSGLPRFSSLSPPPPPGLYFSPSAAAVAVARYPKPLTDLPGRTSIFWPGVMQSPHWRDARFACSPHQNSVLLDKDGKRKHTRPTFSGQQIFALEKTFEQTKYLAGPERARLAYSLGMTESQVKVWFQNRRTKWRKRHAAEMASAKKKQDSETERLKGASENEDDDDDYNKPLDPNSDDEKITQLLKKHKPNSALIIHTSENESS; this comes from the exons ATGTTAGCGGTGGGGCAAATGGACGGGTCTCGCCAGTGCGCTTTCCTACTCAACTCCCCACCTCTGGCTGCTTTACACAGTATGACCGAAATGAAGACACAGCTTTACCCAGCCTATCCGTTATCTTCCACTGGACCAGCATCCTCCACCTCTCCGACCGCTACCTCCCCTAATCCAGGTGGTATCCCCGTTTCTTCCCCGGGGATAAAAACGTCAAATGGACTTTCAGCTCTTGGATCACCCCAGCAGTGCGCGGTCGCCACACCTCACGGAATAAACGACATCCTCAGTCGACCCTCGGTGCTCTCCGCAGGAGCGGCGGCCGCCGTCGCAGCATCTTCTCCCGCTGGAATCTTGTCTGGACTGCCCCGTTTCAGCAGCCTGAGTCCTCCACCGCCTCCAGGGCTGTATTTCAGCCCAAGTGCTGCGGCTGTGGCGGTGGCTCGCTATCCGAAACCTCTGACAGACCTTCCAGGCAGAACTTCAATATTCTGGCCTGGAGTTATGCAAAGCCCACATTGGAGAGACGCCAGATTTGCATGTTCACCAC ATCAAAACTCAGTGCTGCTTGACAAAGACGGAAAAAGGAAACATACACGGCCAACGTTTTCCGGGCAGCAAATTTTCGCTCTGGAAAAAACATTTGAGCAAACGAAATATTTAGCGGGACCAGAAAGAGCGCGGTTGGCCTACTCTTTAGGAATGACAGAAAGCCAAGTAAAG GTGTGGTTTCAAAATCGAAGAACGAAATGGAGAAAACGGCACGCGGCTGAAATGGCTTCGGCTAAGAAAAAACAAGATTCGGAGACCGAAAGGCTGAAAGGGGCCTCGGAAAACGAAGACGATGATGACGACTACAACAAGCCTTTAGACCCAAACTCAGACGATGAGAAAATAACTCAGCTACTGAAAAAACACAAACCAAACTCAGCTCTTATTATTCACACGTCGGAAAACGAGAGCTCGTAA
- the LOC127431015 gene encoding 60S ribosomal protein L17, producing MVRYSLDPENPTKSCKSRGSNLRVHFKNTRETAQAIKGMHIRKANKYLKDVMIKHQCVPFRRYNGGVGRCAQAKQHGWTQGRWPKKSAEFLLHMLKNAESNAELKGLDVDSLVIEHIQVNKAPKMRRRTYRAHGRINPYMSSPCHIEMILTEKEQIVPKPEEEVSQKKKVSQKKLKKQKLMARE from the exons ATGGTCCGCTACTCTCTCGACCCAGAGAACCCGACTAAAT CATGCAAGTCGAGGGGCTCTAACCTTCGTGTTCACTTCAAG AACACCCGTGAGACCGCTCAGGCCATCAAAGGCATGCACATCCGCAAGGCTAACAAGTACCTGAAGGATGTAATGATCAAGCACCAGTGTGTTCCTTTCCGTCGTTATAATGGAGGTGTTGGTCGTTGTGCtcag GCCAAGCAGCATGGCTGGACTCAGGGGCGCTGGCCCAAGAAAAGCGCTGAGTTCCTGCTCCACATGCTGAAGAACGCAGAAAGCAATGCTGAGCTCAAG GGTTTGGATGTGGACTCTCTGGTGATTGAGCACATCCAGGTGAACAAGGCCCCAAAGATGCGAAGGCGCACATACCGTGCACACGGACGCATCAACCCCTACATGAGCTCCCCATGCCACATCGAAATGATCCTCACTGAGAAGGAGCAGATTGTTCCCAAACCAGAAGAGGAGGTGTCTCAGAAGAAAAAG GTTTCCCAGAAGAAACTGAAGAAGCAGAAGCTTATGGCTCGGgagtaa